The nucleotide sequence ttacacagtcaccaggtgtacggtgtttcctccgacacatttgtGCCGCTGGCTTCCGGTTTAAGtggacattgtgtcaagaagcagtccTACTTGGccgggttgtgtttcggaggacgcacggctctcgaccttcgcgtCTCCCAaatccgtatgggagttgcagggatgggacaagattgtaactaccaattggataccacgaaattgaggagaaaaaggggtaaaaaaaaatacactaatcaataaaaattgatttgccaccaatgctccttataggacacatcactgcactctatactcctctgtaaactggtcatatctgtatacccgtcgcaagacccactggttgatgcttatttataaaaccctcatAGGCCTCACTCTCCTTTATCTGAGATATCTTCTGTAGCCCTCAtcttccacatacaacacccgttctgccagtcacattctgttaaatgtCCCCAAAGCACCCACCTCCCTGgttcgctcctcttttcagttcgctgcagcaagcgactggaacgagctgcaacaaacactcaaactggacagttttatctcaatctcttcattcaaagactcaatcatggacactcttactgacagttgtggctgctttgcgtgatgtattgttgtctctaccttcttgccctttatgCTGTTgtatgtgcccaataatgtttgtaccatgttttgtactgcgaccatgttgtgctgctgccatgttgtgttgctaccatgctgtgttatcatgttgctgccatgctatgttgtcttaggtctctctttttgtagtgttgtgttgtctctcttgtcgtgatgtgtgttttgtcctatatttttcttaattttcctccccgcaggaggccttttgccttttggtaggccgtcactgtaaataagaatttgttcttaactgacttgattGAACTggtcatgtcaacatcatactttcaaaatcttagctagcagtcatcatcatgaatcaagtcgacaatctactggcaaatcctttttaatccctGTCAGAGAAATAATGATAGATTAATGATAGATTAAACAtattggtgctcatcggccattggacattaacattacacaacaaattggaaatcgcaaatgttttggaaggaatcagtggctaactgcaagcattgcaaagcaagccttagcctgctattcagtggagttgctgtgtggtCCCTAGTCTAAGACTAAGGGTCTCTTTTtctagtttaaaatgataaacattcaacattggccatgatgtcaatgaagcatgatttgtgccgcgctcaaaacaaatGTTAACTTTGATgccaaagtttgatgacaaaatttgcccacgaggggcggccgcgccaccttcctgttcaagtgagcacagcaaaACAAGagtagtccaaaaatgtcttgtatgctgctgcataaatgatgtaatatgccagggagatatgtatactgtagctaagaaagtaatactaagtgtatgttgtgtagtaagctgttagtagcccacgtgccccaccctaataatttggtttattttcacctcttaattttgcctactgttctgacttggtggcacacatgtagcctataacctgtttttgagaaatgtaatcatcaaatattgtaagagctttcattgtttatatgccccctttatttatcctacggttctgacttttGTAtgcagggagaacactgtaagaacggcccatgttctgaattcttttgctgtacatttcaaaagtgctgaccAAATAGTTATACTGACTATGTCCGTCCtggctcgctcattaatgtcttaatcaaaatcacggattgcctcttatccgcttgtcgtcccctcatgccatagtttgtacatctcaattgtgagaaaaaaacacatttgtttaagcaaatcAGCCATATCAGCTTTGGTTTTTTAAatggcagtaaatgaggctgaatgaactgtttcgctgccaaaCAAGGCTCCGATGCCAGTTGTAGCagaggtaaggtgttgggactgctgttgggactctaaCAGtatgtgggcaccgtttgtcactgttatagtgcaattagtgtatgtgtgtgtcactgtAGATCTGTGTACGTTActcacagggtgtgtgtgtgttgacacaGGACAGGTTGTCTGACTGTTTTAACTTCTCGAACTCGGGCTACCTCTAAACACATATGTAATATGTTCTaccatagaaatgtgtgtttacAACAACCCAGTAGTCAGTAGCAGTGTAACAGACATAAACAGGCACAGCAGGCGAGCAGATTACTTATGAAGGACGACAGTGGTTTGTTTATTCCCTGACTGTCGCTGCATGTTTAACATCTTATGACATCATCAGCTCACCTGGGCATCACCTCTGGTCCTGTGTTGGCTGGTCCACAGCTAGCCATGCATAACACTTCACTGAACATTACTGTGACAGGTTGGGCTGAGGCAGCAAAGACTCACACACACccaggcacgcacacacgcacacacacacacacacacacacacacacacacacacacacacacacacacacacacacacacacacacacacacacacacacacacacacacgcaggcacacaccaCCCCTTTCCCTCTAGACCTGCTTGTCTTTTATCATGCTATACTTAACAGGTAGAATtacttattttctctctctctctaatacacacatacactctgtCTCCTTGTATTCTGTCTTACATCACAAATATATAAGTAATACTTTTTGACATGGATCTATTGAGATGTCACAGGTTAAAGGTAtgcatcgctctctctccttctccctacagtgcTGATGAGAGATTTGATGCCACCTTCCACACCAACGTGCTGGTGAATGCGTCGGGTTACTGCCAGTACATCCCCCCGGGCATCCTGAAGAGTACCTGCTATATTGACGTACGCTGGTTCCCCTTCGACGTCCAGAAGTGTGACCTGAAGTTTGGCTCGTGGACCCACAACGGCTGGCTGCTGGACCTGCAGATGCTGGACGTGGACACGTCTACCTACATACCCAATGGAGAGTGGGACCTCGTGGGTACGATGTGGTTAATCTCTCTCTCAGCATGTATGTCCATGCCTCTGTCGTTATCTCTATAGAGGTGGGTGGGAATGGGGTTgtgggagagggggtggggctgTCACCCCAGCCAGTTACGACCCATCTGGGCCAGTGGAGGGTCCCTGAGGGGGGTGTCTGCGTATGGGGGGGGTTGTCAGACTGATCCCGATGGCACATTTCATGTTTACTCCACACTGCCAGAGAGGGCATGTTACTGGGATTAACTCTGCTTAGCAAAAGGAACACGTGTTTGAGAGTGCATGGAGATCCCCAGCCTGTGTTATTTGTTGCCTATATGTCCTTTGAAATGTGTGGTTCGTACTTGTGTGTGTCAAAGAAAATGTGAACAGTCCATCTTTGAATCAATGTAAATGCAGTGATGTTGAATCCCCCCTCTGTGTttcttaatgtgtgtgtgtgtgtgtgtctcctaggagTCCCTGCCAAGCGTAATGAGCTGTACTATGACTGCTGTAAGGAGCCCTACCCTGACGTCACCTTCACCGTCACCATGCGAAGACGAACCCTCTACTACGGTCTCAACCTGCTCATCCCCTGTGTCCTCATCTCTGGCCTGGCCCTGCTGGTCTTTCTGCTGCCCGCCGACTCCGGAGAGAAGATCTCCCTGGGTAAGGAAGGAATGCCGGGAAGCCATCTTGGATTTTTGTCTGTTACGGAGTACTATCTATACTGGACTTCTGTCAGGTTTATTAATAGATATCGCAGGGTCAGCAGTTACCTGTAATCTCTTCCAATTGGTAACTTGCCTTGAACATATCAGAGAAACTGTCAGTCTAACAAGTCAGTTTAGCCAAGAGGTTATAAGTCTGACAATCTTATCTCGCGCGCTCTACCAGAATTTTGCCagaggtacagccgactagcgctgTCTAACGCTACTGTACCTAGCAAAAAAatgatgttgttatcatttatttaACAAATTGTTATTTGGAGTCAAAGTATCGATATAATATTGTCCAAAATATTattgcgatatgtaactgtatacatatttcaaatcaaatcaaagtgtatttgtcacgtgcgccgaatacaacaggtgtagaccttacagtgaaatgcttacttacaggctctaaccaacagtgcaaaaaaggtattaggtgaacattaggtaagtaaagaaataaaacaacagtaaaaagacaggctatatacagtagcgaggctataaaggtagcgaggctacatacagacaccggttagtcaggctgattgaggtagtatgtacatgtagatatggttaaagtgactatgcatatatgatgaacagagtagcgtaaaagaggggttggcgggtggtgggacacaatgcagatagcccggttagccaatgtgcggttGCACTGGTTGGTccgcccaattgaggtagtatgtacatgaatgtatagttaaagtgactatgcatatatgataaacagagagtagcagcagcgtaaaagaggggttggggcgggggcacacaatgcaaatagtccaggtagccatttgattacctgttcaggagtcttatggcttgggggtaaaaactgttgagaagcctttttgtcctagacttggcactccggcaccgcttgccatgcggtagtagagagaacagtctatgactggggtggctggggtctttgacaatttttagggccttcctctgacaccgcctggtgtagaggtcatGAAttgcaggcagcttagccccagtgatgtactgggccgtacgtactaccctctgttgtgccttgcggtcagaggccgagcaattgctgtaccagggagtgatgcaaccagtcaggatgctctcgatgttgcagctgtagaaccttttgaggatctcaggacccatgccaaatatttttagtttcctgagggtgaataggctttgtcgtgccctcttcacgactgtcttggtgtgtttggaccattctagtttgttgttgatgtggacaccaatgaacttgaagctctcaacctgctccactacagccccgttgatgagaatgggggcgtgctcggtcctccttttcctgtagtacacaatcatctccttagtcttggttacgttgagggataggttgttattctggcaccacccggccaggtcttggacctcctccctataggctgtcttgtcggtgatcaggcctaccactgttgtgtcgtctgcaaacttaatgatggtgttggactcgtgcctggccatgtagtcgtgggtgaacagggagtacaggaggggactgagcacgcacccctggggagctccagtgttgaggatcagcgtgacagatgtgttgttacctaccctcaccacctgggtgcggcccgtcaggaagtccagggtccagttgcagagggaggtgtttagccccaggctccttagcttagtgatgagctttgagggtactatggtgttgaacgctgagctgtagtcaatgaatagcattctcacataagtgttccttttgtccaggtgggaaagggcagtgtggagtgcaatagagattgcatcatctgtggatctgtttgggcagtatgcaaattggagtgggtctagcgtttctgggataatggtgttgatgtgagccattaccaacctttcaaagcacttcatggctacggacgtgagtgctacgggtctgtagtcatttaggcaggtagcctttgtgttcttgggaacagggactatgatgatctgcttgaaacatgttggaattacagactcaatcagggacatgttgaaaatgtcagtgaagacacctgccagttggtcagcacatgcccggagcacacgtcctggtaatccgtctggccccgaagccttgtgtatgttgacctgtttaaagttcttacgtcggctacggagagcgtgatcacacagtcatccggaacagctgatgctctcatgcatgcctcagtgttgcttgcctcgaagcaagcatagaagtgatttagctcgtctggtaggctcgtgtcactgggcagctcacggctgtgcttctctttgtagtctgcaatagtttgcaagccctgccacataagatgagcgtcggagccggtgtagtatgattcaatcttagccctggaTTGCCGCTttccctgtttgatggttcgtcgcagggcatagcaggatttcttgtaagcttccgggttagagtcccacaccttgaaagcggcagctctaccctttagctcagtgcgaatgttgcctgtaatccatggcttctggttggggtacatacttagtcactgtggggacgacgtcctcgatgcacttattgataaagccagtgactgatgtggtgtactcctcaatgccatcagaagaatcccggaacatgttccagtctttgctagcaaaacagtcctgtagtttagcatctgcttcatctgaccactttttttatagaccgagtcactggtgcttcctgctttaatttttgcttgtaaggaatcaggaggatagagttgtggtcggatttaccaaatggagggcgagggagagctttgtatgcatctctgtgtgtggagtacaggtgatctagaattgttttccctctggttgcacatttaacatgttgatagaaatttggtagaaccgATTTAAGTTATTTTCCCCTATCACTAATAGACATGTGTGTTTACAACAACCCAGTAGTCAGTAGCAGTGTAACAGACATAAACAGGCACAGCAGGCGAGCAGATTACTTATGAAGGACGACAGTGGTTTGTTTATTCCCTGACTGTCGCTGCATGTTTAACATCTTATGACATCATCAGCTCACCTGGGCATCACCTCTGGTCCTGTGTTGGCTGGTCCACAGCTAGCCATGCATAACACTTCACTGAACATTACTGTGACAGGTTGGGCTGAGGCAGCAAAGACTCGctcgtgtacacacacacacacacacacacacacacacacacacacacacacacacacacacacacacacacacacacacacacacacacacacacacacacacacacacacacacacaccacccctttCCCTCTAGACCTGCTTGTCTTTTATCATGCTATACTTAACAGGTAGAAGGACTtattcttgctctctctctcactttctctctctcactttctctctctctgtctgtctctctctttgtctcgctctctctctgcctctgtctctctgtctctctccaggtatcACGGTCTTGCTCTCTCTAACAGTCTTCATGCTACTGGTTGCTGAGATCATGCCCGCCACCTCAGACTCTGTGCCTCTCATCGGTgggttctttgtgtgtgtgtgtgtgtgtgttatatacgTTATCCTCTGTCCTCTTATGGTTTGGTTTGATTGGCTGTGCATTAGGGAGTGTAAAgccagagagtgtgtgtttgtattaatgtgtgtgtgcaaATCGTGTGTTAATGTGTATGTTAATACAGTCTGTGATCCTCTGATGGCCTCGCTAGGTTCGACTAGCGGTACATTAATAAGTTATTAATGTCAGTGAGGGCTGAGAGCCTATGTActagggtgtccaatcaaaatcatacagtaccagtcaaaagtttggacacacctactcattcaagggtttttctttatttttactattttctacattgtagattaatagtgaagacatcaaaactatgaaataacacatgaaataacacatatgtaatcatgtagtaaccaaacaagtagccacccgttgccttgatgacagtcacactcttggcattctctcaaccagcttcacctggaatgctttcccaacagtcttgaaagagttcccacatatgctgagcacttattggctgcttttccttcactcagcggtccaactcatcccaaaccatctcaattgggttgaggtcagtgttgactgtggaggccaggtcatctgatgcagctctatcactctccttcttggtcaaatagcccttatacagcctggaggtgtgttttgggtcattgtccagttgaaaatcaaatgatagtcccattaagctcaaaccagattggatggcgtatcgctgcagaatactgtggtagccatgctggttaagtgtgccttgaattctaaataaatcacagacagtgccaccagcctcctgtgatatATGTCCAGTATGTCAGTGTCAATCCCTTAATGTTATGATGGAGCAGGATGGTGTTGGAACATGCTGACAATGACGATGATACTGTCAACGTTATTAGTAGGCTGTGACAAGCCAGGCTCCCcgtgaggagaggaagaagagcagGATGCAAggctggatggagggagggatatgaGTAACCGTTAGGGGGTAAAGTTCTGAGAGAGAACTTCAAAGGCTTCAGCTGCTGCGATGAGACACTCGTGATATGAGGGTAAAACGCTCACTAATTCAGCCATCCCCTCTCTGGTGTGGAGAcctaggaggtgtgtgtgtgtgtgtgtgtgtgtgtgtgtgtgtgtgtgtgtgtgtgtgtgtgtgtgtgtgtgtgtgtgtgtgtgtgtgtgtgtgtgtgtgtgtgtgtgtatgtgtgtgtgtgtagacctaTGCAGTTTCTATAAATCTTCCTGCAAAATAGTCCTACATTTGTTTACCATGTAAATATCGGTGCATTTGTATTAGCGACAAGAAACTGTTAGTTGCGGTTAGTTGTGTTTATGATGTAATCATAAATCAGATTTGATGTCCCATTGACCAGCACGGAGGCCCAGTGCTCAGCGCTCAAAAACCTTGAGGAGTCAAATAAAAATGAATGATACCGTTTTTGCTATGAACTACACAGCGTGTTTGTCTGCCAGTGAGTTATACTCCAGAAGCTGCCTGTCCATTTCAGTCTGTTTATACATTATACAGCAGTGTTTCTCACTCCTGCTCCTAGAAGGCCATAGTgtttgcaggcttttgttccagaccagcactaacacacctgatctgTCAAATCCACAtgttgatgattagttgatttgGTTGAATGTGTTTTTTGGGCCTCGAGACACTGAACCACAGTCAGGGTGCTGATGAGGTCCCACTATACCCAAAAAGTGGTAACGTCAGCAccctctctcatccccccccCCATCCTACCCTTCCCTGGCCTGCTCCATCTCTGTGTGTCTCACTCGAACACACTCATGTAGTTTTGTGTGTGAATGTGAAGCTGCTGACAGGCTCCGATGGGGATGGGCTGTGTAGAGTTCTAAGTGAAGGGCAGTGTTAGTCAGCACTCTGTAGGTCTGTAGGGGCATCTCTGCACTTCCCACCTCCACTCTGCTGGATTAGACTCTGGCAGGACTGCTATCTGGTGTCTTCATCCAACTCTTCCTTAATAGAATCCAACTCTTCTCCTGgatccacctcctcctctttctcatacTTATCTTAATTTGTGTTCAGCTTCCGTgttttcctcttcctcttttctccTGCTCCCTCGCTTACCCTTCACCATACTCTTCCTCTGTCTTCTCTATTTCCGCCTCTATTTCACTCCTCCTCgacctcctctcttcctcactcctccctcatcttcctcttccttcccatcttcctcatcttcctcttcctaAGTCGACTAGGGATGACCCTAACCCCTGATCCCACAGTGGGTCATGTGCACTTTGCCCCGCTAGCATTTCTTCTTGTCTGAACTGTTTAGCGGTTGTTTGctaacagagagagtgaggggggtgTGACTGGCCTGGGGCAGCTACAGAGCTGAGATATTTGGGGAAGAACAGTGTTGAGTTAACGCTTGAGCGGGGTGACGCTCCCCTCacatccctccctgcctccccccagTCCCTCCCCTGAGACAACCCATTCATGATGTGCCCTCAATGACTCAGCACTAAAGCTCGGTCTTGTTGGCCTTCTCTTCTGTTTTACTGCTGTTCTTTTATTGGGTTGCGTGATTTACGACACATTCAACTGGcgacctattccctatttagtgcacagCTTTTGCCATGaccagtgccatttgggacacacaaaTCTCTTTTTTCTTTTGGTCAGTGTCTGTATCACGTGTGATGTTACTGTGTTAATGTTTGATGTGGTTGTGGCTTTTGTTTTGTAGCTCAGTACTTTGCCAGTACAATGATGATAGTGggtctgtctgtggtggtgacTGTTCTGGTCCTGCAGTTCCATCACCACGACCCACAGGGCGGCAAGATGCCCAGATGGGTGAGTCCCGTTCCCAATCTTCATCGTATCCCTCATCATCATTATCGTTGTTGTCATCATCGtcgccattgtgtgtgtgtgtttcagtctcaaccccctcttctctctgtccaggTCAGGGTGGTGCTGTTGAACTGGTGTGCATGGTTTCTGCGAATGAAACAGCCAGGTGAGGAGCGCAAACCCGCTGGCTACCAGTACCGCCACCCTCCCCAGCAACATTCCAGCGCCAGCTCCATCGAGATGGGACCTATGGGCACCGTGATGGGCCTCACCCCGCCCCTCTCCCAGGCCCCCTGCTCCACTGGCACTTCCAACGGCAGCATGGGCCTCTACTTCAGCTACAACGCTGTGGAGAGCCCCCACTGTCCCAGCGACTCAGGCGTGGCGTCGGGGGGACTGGCCCAAGGGACCCCCTGCGAGGAGGCTGAGCCCCCAGGGGGAGGTgctggaagagggagaggaggtggtggaggaggagggttgaTCTTTACTCCTCCAGAAGTCTTTCAGATCCTGGAGGAGGTGTCGTATATCGCCCAGCGCTTCAGGGACCAGGATGAGGAAGTGGCGATCTGCAGCCAGTGGAAGTTTGCTGCTGCCGTGGTGGACAGGCTGTGTCTGGTGGCCTTCACTCTCTTCTCCATCATCGGCACCTTCACCATCCTCATGTCTGCTCCCAACTTCTTGGAGGCCGTGACCAAGGACTATCTAAAGAAATAGTGTCAATATATTAAACCGTATAGGCcagtttccccagacacagattaagcctaggcCTGGACTAAGAACcactttcaatggagaatctccattcaGCATGCTTTGTAGTACAGGACTAGGCCAATGCTCTTTACGGGAAACAAGCCTTACATGTTCTATCCAGATTACTCTGGAGTATATTTGAGAAAATCAATTTTAATG is from Salvelinus namaycush isolate Seneca chromosome 17, SaNama_1.0, whole genome shotgun sequence and encodes:
- the LOC120061897 gene encoding neuronal acetylcholine receptor subunit alpha-7-like; this translates as MGSVGQREEKRQGSLQGEHQRRLYKELMANYNRLERPVINDSSPLLVELGMTLLQIIDVDEKNQVLMTNAWLQLYWTDVYLSWNPENYPGVQNLRFPSSQIWTPDILLYNSADERFDATFHTNVLVNASGYCQYIPPGILKSTCYIDVRWFPFDVQKCDLKFGSWTHNGWLLDLQMLDVDTSTYIPNGEWDLVGVPAKRNELYYDCCKEPYPDVTFTVTMRRRTLYYGLNLLIPCVLISGLALLVFLLPADSGEKISLGITVLLSLTVFMLLVAEIMPATSDSVPLIAQYFASTMMIVGLSVVVTVLVLQFHHHDPQGGKMPRWVRVVLLNWCAWFLRMKQPGEERKPAGYQYRHPPQQHSSASSIEMGPMGTVMGLTPPLSQAPCSTGTSNGSMGLYFSYNAVESPHCPSDSGVASGGLAQGTPCEEAEPPGGGAGRGRGGGGGGGLIFTPPEVFQILEEVSYIAQRFRDQDEEVAICSQWKFAAAVVDRLCLVAFTLFSIIGTFTILMSAPNFLEAVTKDYLKK